A genomic stretch from Edaphobacter aggregans includes:
- a CDS encoding Gfo/Idh/MocA family protein — translation MRKIGIIMNGVTGRMGTNQHLGRSIAAIRQRGGLTLRDGSVVMPDPVLVGRNGAKLEELAKAWSVDRWSTDLDACLADPQNVIYFDAQSTLLRAASVRAALAAGKHVYCEKPLAGTLEDSLALAREAAKVGVKNGVVQDKLFLPGILKLKQVIASGFLGKVLSVRGEFGYWVFEGPMPPAQRPSWNYRKEDGGGIILDMFPHWQYVLENLFGRVTAVSCIGRTTIPERVDEVGKTYACTADDAAYATFEIEGGVVAHINSSWATRVNREDLLILQVDGTEGSAAVGLRECKVQSRVTTPKAVWNPDISNPIDFLAGWQTVPTTTTIDNAFKIQWEMFLRHVLEGAPFPHGFLEAAKGVQLAEVGLQSWAERRWVDVPALTAS, via the coding sequence ATGCGGAAGATTGGCATCATCATGAATGGCGTTACGGGGCGGATGGGGACGAATCAGCATCTGGGGCGGTCTATTGCGGCGATTCGGCAGCGAGGTGGGCTGACGTTGCGGGATGGGTCGGTGGTAATGCCGGATCCTGTGCTGGTTGGGCGGAATGGCGCGAAGCTGGAGGAGTTGGCCAAGGCTTGGAGTGTGGATCGGTGGAGTACTGATCTGGATGCTTGTTTGGCTGATCCGCAGAACGTGATTTATTTCGATGCGCAGTCGACTTTGCTACGGGCGGCTAGCGTGCGGGCGGCGCTGGCGGCGGGGAAACATGTTTATTGCGAGAAGCCGCTGGCGGGGACGCTGGAGGATAGTCTTGCGCTGGCGCGTGAGGCTGCGAAGGTCGGGGTGAAGAATGGGGTGGTGCAGGACAAGTTGTTTCTGCCGGGAATTTTGAAGCTGAAGCAGGTGATTGCGAGTGGATTTTTGGGGAAGGTGCTGTCGGTGCGCGGGGAGTTTGGGTATTGGGTGTTTGAAGGGCCGATGCCGCCGGCGCAGAGGCCTTCGTGGAACTACAGGAAGGAAGATGGGGGCGGGATCATTCTCGATATGTTTCCGCACTGGCAGTATGTGCTGGAGAATTTGTTTGGGCGAGTGACGGCGGTGAGTTGCATCGGCAGGACTACGATTCCTGAACGTGTGGATGAGGTGGGTAAGACGTATGCGTGCACGGCGGATGATGCTGCTTATGCGACGTTCGAGATTGAGGGCGGGGTTGTGGCGCATATCAACTCTTCGTGGGCGACGCGAGTGAATCGCGAGGATTTGCTGATTTTGCAGGTGGATGGGACTGAGGGGAGCGCGGCCGTAGGGTTGCGGGAGTGCAAGGTGCAGTCACGGGTTACGACTCCGAAGGCGGTTTGGAATCCGGATATTTCGAATCCGATTGATTTTCTTGCGGGGTGGCAGACGGTTCCGACTACGACGACGATCGATAATGCGTTCAAGATTCAGTGGGAGATGTTTTTGCGGCATGTGCTGGAGGGCGCTCCGTTTCCGCATGGATTTTTGGAGGCTGCGAAGGGCGTGCAACTGGCTGAGGTGGGGCTGCAGTCGTGGGCGGAGCGGCGATGGGTTGATGTTCCTGCGCTGACTGCGAGCTAG
- a CDS encoding MarR family winged helix-turn-helix transcriptional regulator, producing the protein MAGTAETTAPKLWVVLARAYGSLAAFVERRVEAEGLCLSDFMVLEVLLHKGPMTMSAIAEKVLLANASMTSAIDRLDEMGFVVRKGSKGDRRVRIVELTAEGRKFITQMYERHERELEDLMSGIPVAERAALRRGLKKIGLAAQAAVDGSTKD; encoded by the coding sequence ATGGCAGGGACGGCAGAGACAACGGCTCCTAAGTTGTGGGTGGTTCTGGCCAGGGCTTATGGCTCGCTGGCGGCTTTTGTGGAGCGGCGTGTGGAGGCGGAAGGGCTTTGCCTGAGCGACTTTATGGTGCTGGAGGTTCTGCTGCACAAGGGGCCGATGACGATGTCGGCGATTGCAGAGAAGGTGCTGTTGGCGAATGCTTCGATGACATCGGCGATTGATCGCCTGGATGAGATGGGTTTTGTCGTGAGGAAGGGAAGCAAGGGCGACCGGAGGGTTCGGATTGTGGAGCTGACTGCGGAAGGGCGCAAGTTCATTACACAGATGTATGAACGGCACGAACGGGAGCTCGAGGATTTGATGAGCGGAATTCCTGTGGCGGAGAGGGCGGCGCTTCGGCGAGGACTCAAGAAGATTGGGCTGGCGGCACAGGCTGCTGTTGATGGATCGACGAAGGATTGA
- a CDS encoding 2-oxoglutarate dehydrogenase E1 component, with protein MATKAGALSTAAPVVEQQDREVVFDIFRRWGYLQASLDPLGQYLPPEPFPTPAPEGEFAAEARGYYCDTIAVEFMHIPSPEHRQWIQEKMERKAPKADQAHVLTQLIRADIFEQVIQSRYLGTKRFSLEGLTALIPFLDRVLEASAGCGVTKAMLAMSHRGRLNVMTNTIGRPASEIFTKFEDVDPRSTMGGGDVKYHIGATGEYVSPDGHVIGLHLASNPSHLEAVDPVVLGRTRAKQERIGKGGKANVMPMIIHGDAAFAGQGILAETLNMATLHGYNVGGTVHVIVNNLLGFTALPEESNSSRFSTDIAKRLPVPIFHVNSEDPDAVVRVATIAAEYRHKFRSDVVVDLVGYRKHGHSEVDDPTVTQPRRYAIIKDRAPLYQLYAQRIGIDPTKEVQAVQQEFLEDQKTATQAEEIPHLAELPDYWDPYKGCELLPEYEVRTGLPAERVNELVKRITAYPAGFHIHPKVKKLFEQREEMGAGTRPFDYGMAELVAFASLLEAGVLVRLTGQDSQRGTFNQRHAVMVDTETEVRYTPLSHLTEKQGRFEVYNSLLSEAAVLGFEYGFARDYPEALVLWEAQFGDFANGAQIIIDQFIAAGEMKWGLLSGVVMLLPHGYEGQGPEHSSARMERYLQLAANDNIQICQPSTAAQYFHLLRRQALRLWRKPLVVFTPKSMLRHPDASSSLAEFSRERFLNVLPDNEVQNPRRLLVCSGKIGHNLRVEREKRKDMGVGIIFLEQMYPWPEEELQAALDQHPGAQEIVWVQEEPANMGAFFYVMPELRRMAGDRAVLSVKRSASATPATGSAKAHEIEEKTLIDMAFGAAV; from the coding sequence ATGGCAACGAAGGCAGGGGCGCTATCGACAGCGGCGCCGGTGGTAGAGCAGCAGGATCGAGAAGTTGTATTTGATATTTTTCGCCGTTGGGGATACCTGCAGGCTTCGCTGGATCCGCTTGGACAATATCTGCCCCCGGAACCATTTCCAACGCCTGCGCCGGAGGGCGAGTTTGCTGCAGAGGCGCGCGGCTACTATTGCGACACGATCGCTGTCGAGTTCATGCATATTCCAAGCCCTGAACATCGTCAGTGGATTCAGGAGAAGATGGAGCGCAAGGCTCCCAAGGCCGATCAGGCGCATGTTTTGACGCAGCTGATTCGCGCAGACATCTTTGAACAGGTGATTCAGTCGCGGTATCTGGGGACGAAGCGGTTTTCGCTTGAGGGACTGACGGCGCTGATTCCGTTTCTCGATCGCGTGCTGGAAGCGAGCGCCGGGTGCGGCGTGACGAAGGCGATGCTTGCGATGAGCCATCGCGGGCGACTGAACGTGATGACGAATACGATCGGCCGACCAGCGTCGGAGATCTTTACCAAGTTTGAGGATGTTGACCCGCGCAGCACGATGGGTGGCGGGGATGTGAAGTACCACATCGGCGCGACGGGTGAGTATGTATCGCCGGATGGTCATGTGATCGGGCTGCATCTGGCTTCGAATCCGAGCCATTTGGAGGCGGTCGATCCGGTGGTGCTGGGAAGAACGCGGGCGAAGCAGGAACGTATCGGCAAGGGCGGCAAAGCGAATGTGATGCCGATGATCATTCACGGCGATGCGGCGTTTGCGGGGCAGGGAATTCTTGCTGAGACGTTGAACATGGCTACGCTGCATGGATATAACGTGGGCGGGACGGTGCATGTGATCGTGAATAACCTGCTTGGGTTTACGGCGCTGCCGGAGGAGTCGAACTCGTCGCGGTTCTCGACTGACATTGCGAAGCGGCTGCCGGTTCCGATCTTCCATGTGAATTCCGAGGATCCGGATGCCGTGGTGCGAGTGGCTACGATTGCAGCGGAGTACAGGCACAAGTTCCGCTCCGATGTTGTGGTGGACCTGGTGGGGTATCGCAAGCATGGGCACAGCGAGGTGGATGATCCGACGGTGACGCAACCTCGGCGGTACGCAATCATCAAGGATCGTGCTCCGCTGTACCAGCTGTATGCGCAGCGTATCGGGATTGATCCGACGAAAGAGGTGCAGGCGGTTCAGCAGGAGTTCCTCGAGGATCAGAAGACTGCGACGCAGGCGGAGGAGATACCGCATCTGGCAGAGCTGCCGGATTACTGGGATCCTTATAAGGGCTGTGAGTTGCTTCCGGAGTACGAGGTCCGAACGGGGCTTCCGGCAGAGCGCGTCAATGAGCTTGTGAAGCGGATTACGGCTTATCCAGCGGGTTTTCATATCCACCCGAAGGTGAAGAAGCTGTTTGAACAGCGTGAGGAGATGGGCGCAGGGACGCGGCCGTTCGACTATGGGATGGCGGAACTGGTGGCGTTCGCTTCGCTGCTGGAGGCTGGTGTGCTGGTGCGGTTGACCGGGCAGGACTCGCAGCGTGGGACGTTCAATCAACGTCATGCGGTGATGGTGGATACGGAGACCGAGGTACGGTATACGCCGCTGTCTCATTTGACGGAGAAGCAGGGGCGGTTTGAGGTCTATAACTCGTTGCTGTCGGAGGCTGCGGTACTTGGGTTCGAGTATGGGTTCGCGCGGGATTATCCCGAGGCCCTGGTGCTTTGGGAGGCGCAGTTTGGCGACTTTGCCAATGGAGCGCAGATCATTATCGACCAGTTCATCGCGGCGGGGGAGATGAAGTGGGGGCTGCTGTCCGGTGTTGTGATGCTGCTGCCGCATGGGTATGAGGGGCAGGGGCCGGAGCACTCGAGTGCACGCATGGAGCGGTATTTGCAACTGGCGGCGAACGACAATATCCAGATCTGTCAGCCTTCGACGGCGGCGCAGTACTTCCATCTGCTGCGTCGGCAGGCACTGAGATTGTGGAGGAAGCCGCTGGTGGTGTTTACGCCGAAGAGCATGCTGCGGCATCCGGATGCTTCGAGCTCACTGGCGGAGTTCTCACGGGAGCGGTTCCTAAATGTGCTGCCGGATAACGAGGTTCAGAATCCGCGCCGGTTGCTGGTGTGCAGCGGCAAGATTGGGCATAACCTGCGTGTGGAGCGGGAGAAGCGCAAGGACATGGGCGTCGGGATTATCTTTTTGGAGCAGATGTATCCGTGGCCCGAAGAGGAGTTGCAGGCAGCGCTGGATCAGCATCCGGGGGCCCAGGAGATCGTCTGGGTGCAGGAGGAGCCGGCCAATATGGGCGCGTTCTTCTACGTGATGCCTGAGTTGCGGCGTATGGCTGGCGATCGCGCGGTTCTGAGTGTGAAGCGGAGTGCAAGTGCGACGCCGGCGACGGGTTCGGCCAAGGCGCATGAGATCGAAGAGAAGACCCTGATTGATATGGCTTTTGGCGCAGCGGTCTAG
- a CDS encoding PEP-CTERM sorting domain-containing protein — MTAFASANTITIASQAGSAVGDTIYTSTTAAAPFNYSANIGTSFALTGVTPTWAAAIPGSTWVGVAPTAGPTGTINPNFGTYTFTVDLGTGLAGYSGSIGVLADDTSSVTLNGVQIQPADGGTDGHCESGVGITCLEVFNVGLPGGGAFVAGDNTLTFTVLQAGTGPAGGSGDPSGLDFAGTISNNPVPEPSTLLLLGTGLIGSAGALFRRMRA; from the coding sequence ATGACCGCTTTCGCGTCCGCTAATACAATCACCATTGCAAGCCAAGCTGGAAGCGCCGTTGGCGATACGATTTATACCTCTACTACAGCAGCTGCACCCTTTAACTACTCTGCAAATATCGGAACCAGCTTCGCATTGACTGGTGTGACGCCTACTTGGGCGGCGGCAATTCCCGGTTCGACATGGGTAGGTGTCGCCCCTACTGCGGGACCCACCGGTACGATCAATCCGAACTTCGGTACCTACACCTTCACGGTGGACCTTGGTACCGGACTGGCTGGCTACTCTGGATCGATTGGTGTTCTGGCCGACGACACGTCAAGCGTTACTCTTAACGGTGTCCAAATTCAACCAGCCGATGGTGGTACTGATGGTCATTGTGAGTCGGGCGTCGGCATCACGTGCCTGGAGGTGTTTAATGTCGGGCTGCCCGGCGGCGGAGCATTCGTTGCTGGCGATAACACGCTGACGTTCACCGTGCTCCAAGCTGGTACGGGCCCTGCAGGCGGATCTGGCGATCCTTCAGGTCTGGACTTTGCCGGTACGATATCGAACAACCCAGTTCCTGAGCCCAGCACGCTGTTGCTCCTTGGAACCGGCTTGATCGGTTCTGCAGGCGCATTGTTCCGCAGAATGCGGGCATAG
- a CDS encoding 30S ribosomal protein S1: protein MSTPTTPDSNPTPESNEPTETTESFGQLFAEYERSHARPTGETGPRQIEGTVVTVSTDSVYVDIGYKTEGVLPLALFTDAGETIEPGTKLLVTVKGRNEEGYYTLSRHKVAQPKDWTSLEQAFSEKSIIAGTVTAVVKGGLTVDVGVRAFLPASRSGARDAAEMEKLVGQEIRVRITKLDSTDEDVVVDRRAVTEEEGRATRDRRYTELREGDIVSGTIRTLNDYGAFVDIGGVDGLLHISDIAWNRIAKPSDVLTAGQSIDAKILKIDPETRRIALGLKQLQPHPWDVVPTKYTAGERIRGAVTRVTDFGAFVELEPGIEGMIHVSEMSWAKKVRKPGDLLKPGDVVEALILSIQLIERRIALGLKQAIGDPWADAAEKFPIGSIIEGPITNFTKFGAFVQLAEGIEGMIHVSEISAEKRIERPQDVLRAGQIVKAKILDLDKEKRQLRLSIKQSAPTGLDEFIAEHKPGDIITGRLIEISGNRATVAFGEGVQAHCTLPDATPAAAEPAATGQVDLSALSSMLKAKWKSGPATESKSEAIRAGQTRSFRIINLNPDAKTIQVEVA from the coding sequence ATGTCGACCCCCACGACCCCCGATTCAAACCCCACCCCCGAATCCAACGAGCCCACCGAAACCACCGAGTCCTTCGGTCAGCTCTTCGCCGAATACGAGCGCAGCCACGCCCGCCCCACCGGCGAAACTGGCCCCCGCCAGATTGAAGGCACAGTCGTCACTGTCTCCACTGACTCCGTCTACGTCGACATAGGCTACAAAACCGAAGGCGTCCTACCCCTCGCCCTCTTCACCGATGCAGGCGAGACCATCGAGCCCGGCACGAAACTCCTCGTCACCGTCAAAGGCCGCAACGAAGAGGGCTACTACACCCTCTCCCGCCACAAAGTCGCGCAACCCAAAGACTGGACCTCCCTCGAACAAGCCTTCTCCGAAAAATCCATCATCGCCGGAACAGTCACCGCCGTAGTCAAAGGCGGCCTCACTGTCGACGTAGGCGTCCGCGCCTTCCTCCCAGCATCCCGCAGCGGAGCCCGCGACGCAGCTGAGATGGAAAAGCTTGTCGGCCAGGAGATTCGCGTCCGCATTACCAAACTCGACTCCACCGACGAAGACGTAGTCGTCGACCGCCGCGCCGTCACCGAAGAAGAAGGCCGCGCCACCCGCGACCGCCGCTACACCGAACTCCGCGAAGGCGACATCGTCTCCGGCACCATACGCACCCTCAACGACTACGGTGCCTTCGTAGACATCGGCGGCGTCGACGGCCTTCTCCACATCAGCGACATCGCCTGGAACCGCATCGCCAAGCCCTCCGACGTCCTCACCGCCGGCCAGTCCATCGACGCCAAGATCCTCAAGATCGACCCTGAGACCCGCCGCATCGCTCTCGGCCTCAAGCAACTACAGCCACACCCCTGGGACGTCGTGCCCACCAAATACACCGCTGGCGAACGCATTCGTGGTGCCGTCACCCGCGTCACCGACTTCGGTGCCTTCGTCGAACTCGAGCCCGGCATCGAAGGTATGATCCACGTCAGCGAGATGTCTTGGGCCAAAAAAGTCCGCAAGCCCGGCGACCTCCTCAAACCAGGCGATGTCGTCGAAGCCCTCATCCTCAGCATTCAACTCATCGAGCGCCGCATAGCCCTCGGTCTCAAACAAGCTATCGGCGACCCTTGGGCGGACGCCGCCGAAAAGTTCCCCATCGGCTCCATCATCGAAGGTCCCATCACCAACTTCACCAAATTCGGAGCCTTCGTCCAACTAGCCGAAGGCATCGAAGGCATGATCCACGTCAGCGAGATCAGCGCCGAAAAGCGCATCGAGCGCCCACAGGATGTCCTCCGCGCCGGCCAGATCGTCAAAGCCAAAATCCTCGACCTTGACAAAGAAAAGCGCCAGCTCCGCCTGAGCATCAAGCAATCCGCGCCCACAGGCCTCGACGAGTTCATAGCCGAGCACAAACCCGGCGACATCATCACCGGTCGCCTCATCGAAATTTCCGGCAACCGAGCCACTGTAGCCTTCGGCGAAGGCGTTCAGGCCCACTGCACCCTACCCGACGCGACTCCAGCCGCAGCCGAGCCCGCAGCAACAGGCCAGGTCGACCTCTCCGCGCTAAGCTCCATGCTCAAAGCAAAGTGGAAGTCTGGCCCCGCCACCGAATCCAAATCCGAAGCGATCCGCGCAGGCCAAACCCGCAGCTTCCGCATAATCAACCTGAACCCAGACGCAAAGACCATTCAAGTCGAAGTAGCGTAG
- a CDS encoding PEP-CTERM sorting domain-containing protein: MKLYSKVSALGAVLVLATAFASADTLTLASYGSTGSTPAGANNTALSFTANSTSTPLNGGATVDLNPGGVWSAAVNTYGVQSSWVSYNVGTEPGGAVVAPNGTYTYTTSFSDINGVLYAGTLNVMADDTIDVYLNSISSANKIVSDSLLTSSNDAKCESNMPNCISVDSISYSFTGTGSDSLIFVVQQSGLAATGVDFDAQFSAVPEPSTLLMLGTGLIGAAGVVRRRLAR, encoded by the coding sequence ATGAAGCTTTATTCGAAAGTCTCTGCCCTGGGAGCGGTACTGGTTCTCGCAACCGCTTTCGCGTCCGCCGACACTCTAACGCTAGCAAGCTACGGTTCGACAGGCTCCACGCCGGCCGGCGCAAACAACACAGCTCTTTCATTTACAGCTAACAGCACCAGCACCCCCCTCAACGGAGGCGCCACTGTCGACCTCAATCCTGGTGGAGTCTGGAGCGCGGCGGTAAATACCTATGGAGTTCAATCCTCTTGGGTCTCCTACAACGTGGGCACGGAGCCCGGCGGTGCAGTGGTTGCACCGAACGGCACGTACACCTACACGACTTCGTTCTCTGACATCAACGGTGTCCTGTACGCCGGCACCCTGAATGTAATGGCGGACGATACGATCGATGTTTATCTCAACAGCATCTCTTCGGCGAATAAGATCGTGTCTGATAGCCTCTTGACGTCGTCGAACGACGCCAAGTGCGAATCGAACATGCCGAACTGCATCAGCGTTGACAGCATCAGCTACAGCTTCACCGGCACCGGTTCGGATAGCCTGATCTTCGTCGTCCAGCAGTCGGGTCTCGCCGCTACAGGCGTGGACTTCGATGCTCAGTTCAGTGCAGTTCCAGAGCCCAGCACTCTGCTGATGCTCGGAACCGGCCTGATCGGTGCTGCTGGCGTCGTACGCCGTCGCTTGGCCCGCTAA
- a CDS encoding glycosyltransferase family 2 protein, translating into MRSPRVTIVVPVYNGAVYLGETLESLLTQSFTDFELLVINDGSTDASGDIVRSFKDDRIRMIVQENGGLCHALNRGIEEAKGSYIARNDQDDVSFPHRLERELKVMEDHPDAIGLFSYNTKFGSKHRWSNADKLTMVAGEIREYEPLKDGSLLGSTMFVRREALQSIHGFRQSYYPVDDWDLECRLAQAGKVLVLQEPLVAYRFQTSANTYRVFAEMQEKTRWTEDSYHRRVQGVPELTFDQFMMTQPQNGWSRLARRRIDTAKLQMRIAGQDYLDGQYLAAGLHLSAAVMLNPADMAGRLWRLLGGSSSEPA; encoded by the coding sequence ATGCGATCTCCCAGAGTGACAATTGTTGTACCTGTGTATAACGGGGCAGTCTATCTCGGTGAAACTCTCGAGTCGTTGTTGACGCAGAGTTTTACGGATTTCGAATTGCTCGTGATCAATGACGGAAGCACCGATGCTTCGGGCGATATCGTTCGATCTTTTAAGGACGATCGGATTCGCATGATTGTTCAGGAGAATGGCGGACTTTGCCATGCTTTGAATCGGGGGATCGAAGAGGCGAAGGGTTCGTACATCGCTCGCAACGATCAGGATGACGTTAGCTTCCCTCATCGGTTAGAGCGAGAATTGAAGGTGATGGAAGATCACCCTGACGCGATTGGACTTTTCTCCTACAACACAAAGTTTGGAAGCAAACACCGATGGTCAAACGCGGATAAGCTCACCATGGTGGCGGGCGAGATCAGGGAATATGAGCCCCTCAAGGACGGAAGCCTGCTGGGTTCGACGATGTTCGTCCGAAGGGAGGCGCTGCAATCCATTCATGGGTTCAGACAGTCGTACTACCCAGTGGACGACTGGGATCTTGAGTGCCGGTTGGCGCAGGCTGGCAAGGTACTGGTTTTGCAGGAACCGCTGGTCGCTTATCGTTTTCAAACAAGTGCAAATACTTATCGAGTGTTCGCCGAGATGCAGGAAAAGACGCGTTGGACGGAAGACTCTTACCACCGGCGTGTGCAAGGTGTTCCTGAGCTGACCTTTGATCAATTTATGATGACCCAGCCGCAGAATGGGTGGTCGCGGTTGGCCCGACGCCGCATCGATACGGCTAAGTTGCAGATGCGCATTGCAGGGCAAGACTATCTTGATGGCCAGTACCTGGCGGCTGGCCTCCACTTGTCTGCGGCTGTGATGCTGAATCCTGCGGATATGGCCGGACGCCTATGGCGCTTGCTGGGCGGTTCGTCGTCTGAACCTGCGTGA
- a CDS encoding MFS transporter, which produces MPLETPNTGPLVAVADPTLSGFAPLKIPLFRDRWIASTVSSVGTWMQDTAGTWLMTSLTPSPLLIALMQTAASLPVLLFGLLAGATADLFDRRKLLIFWQAWMLVSVGILAILTFIGYVSPWALLAFTFLLNIGSAMNNPAWQAIVPELVPRELIPDTVSLNAASNNLARAVGPALGGLMVAAFQKRVHTGAGAVFFLNALSFAGVIWVLFNWKRIPLFKSALPSERIAGSIRSGLRYVRYAPELQSSLIRAFTYTFFISAIWALLAVVARTDLRQGALGYGILNGSLGLGAVIAATTLPRIRRRFSADNIIAAATFYNVITLLILAFVHIPAIVILTLLLSGFAWTSTMSTLNVSVQLAVPAWVQARALGTYLMTFQGGMAFGSILWGFIAEHTSTPKALVASACGLALTYPIVRRFHILQGPTPDFTPYQWKRPAPQVIPIPGVDEQPTDGPVRVSIDYRIPIENYAEFSQAIHQLRNVRLRDGAIRWGIFRDAADPEHLNETFLMESWLDYLRSRERHTAGDHQIHDHVRSLHRDEAPPQISHQVYAREISNPTPSSDSSSL; this is translated from the coding sequence ATGCCTTTAGAAACCCCAAACACCGGCCCGCTCGTCGCCGTCGCCGACCCCACCCTCAGCGGCTTCGCCCCGCTCAAGATCCCCCTCTTCCGCGACCGCTGGATCGCCAGCACGGTCTCCTCGGTCGGTACCTGGATGCAGGACACCGCCGGCACCTGGCTGATGACCTCCCTCACCCCATCGCCCCTCCTCATCGCCCTCATGCAGACGGCGGCCAGCCTCCCCGTCCTTCTCTTCGGCCTCCTCGCAGGCGCCACCGCCGACCTCTTCGATCGCCGCAAGCTCCTCATCTTCTGGCAGGCCTGGATGCTCGTCTCCGTCGGCATCCTCGCCATCCTCACCTTCATCGGCTACGTCTCCCCGTGGGCACTGCTAGCCTTCACCTTCCTGCTCAACATCGGCTCAGCCATGAACAACCCCGCCTGGCAAGCCATCGTCCCCGAGCTAGTCCCCCGCGAACTCATCCCCGACACCGTCTCCCTCAACGCCGCCAGCAACAATCTAGCCCGAGCCGTTGGCCCCGCACTTGGCGGACTCATGGTCGCCGCCTTCCAAAAGCGCGTCCACACCGGAGCCGGAGCCGTCTTCTTCCTCAACGCCCTCTCCTTTGCCGGCGTCATCTGGGTCCTTTTCAACTGGAAGCGCATCCCCCTCTTCAAATCCGCGCTCCCCTCCGAGCGCATCGCCGGATCCATCCGCTCCGGCCTCCGCTACGTCCGTTACGCCCCCGAACTCCAGTCCTCGCTCATCCGAGCCTTCACCTATACCTTCTTCATCTCCGCCATCTGGGCCTTGCTGGCCGTCGTAGCCCGCACCGATCTCCGCCAGGGAGCCCTCGGCTACGGCATCCTCAACGGCTCCCTCGGCCTAGGAGCCGTCATCGCCGCCACCACCCTCCCCCGCATCCGCCGCCGCTTCTCCGCCGACAACATCATCGCCGCCGCCACCTTCTATAACGTCATCACCCTCCTCATCCTCGCCTTCGTTCACATCCCCGCAATCGTCATCCTCACACTCCTCCTCTCCGGGTTCGCCTGGACCAGCACCATGTCCACCCTCAACGTCTCTGTCCAGCTCGCCGTTCCCGCCTGGGTACAAGCCCGAGCACTCGGAACCTACCTCATGACCTTCCAGGGAGGCATGGCCTTCGGCTCTATCCTCTGGGGCTTCATCGCGGAGCACACCTCCACCCCCAAAGCCCTCGTCGCCTCTGCCTGCGGCCTTGCCCTGACCTACCCCATCGTCCGCCGCTTCCACATCCTGCAAGGCCCGACCCCCGACTTCACTCCTTACCAGTGGAAACGCCCCGCACCCCAGGTCATCCCCATTCCCGGCGTCGACGAGCAGCCCACCGACGGCCCCGTCCGCGTCTCTATCGACTACCGCATTCCCATCGAAAACTACGCCGAGTTCTCCCAAGCCATCCACCAGCTTCGCAACGTCCGCCTTCGCGATGGTGCCATCCGCTGGGGCATCTTCCGCGACGCCGCCGACCCTGAACACCTCAACGAAACGTTCCTCATGGAGTCCTGGCTCGATTACCTACGCTCCCGAGAGCGCCATACAGCTGGCGACCACCAGATCCACGACCATGTCCGCTCCCTCCACCGAGACGAAGCCCCTCCCCAAATCTCCCATCAGGTCTACGCTCGAGAGATCTCTAACCCCACTCCCTCCTCCGATTCCTCCTCTCTTTAA
- a CDS encoding pirin family protein, with translation MITVRKSNERGHANHGWLDSHHTFSFANYYDPKHMGFGPLRVINEDRVAPGRGFGAHQHRDMEILSYVLKGKLAHKDSMGHTEVLGPNEIQRMSAGSGVTHSEFNGSDSEPVHFFQIWIEPKSNGTTPSYEQLKFEPEEKLNRFKVLASQKKVDGAATINQDASVSVAEIAPGQELTYGLGAGRSAWVHVIQGEVSLNGTTLKTGDAAAVSKETALKVVAAGDANSEVLVFDLA, from the coding sequence ATGATTACCGTACGCAAGAGCAATGAGAGAGGTCATGCAAACCACGGATGGCTGGATTCGCACCATACATTTTCGTTTGCCAATTACTACGATCCGAAGCACATGGGATTTGGTCCGCTGCGCGTGATCAATGAGGATCGGGTGGCTCCAGGACGGGGTTTTGGGGCGCATCAGCATCGCGACATGGAGATCCTGAGCTATGTGCTGAAGGGCAAGTTGGCGCATAAGGACAGCATGGGTCATACGGAGGTGTTGGGGCCGAACGAGATCCAGAGGATGTCGGCTGGCAGTGGTGTGACGCATAGTGAGTTCAACGGTTCGGATTCAGAGCCGGTCCACTTTTTCCAGATATGGATTGAGCCCAAGAGTAACGGGACGACGCCGAGCTATGAGCAGTTGAAGTTCGAGCCGGAGGAGAAGCTGAACCGGTTCAAGGTACTGGCTTCGCAGAAGAAGGTTGATGGTGCGGCTACGATCAATCAGGATGCGAGTGTTTCGGTTGCGGAGATTGCTCCGGGACAGGAGTTAACATATGGGCTTGGAGCGGGACGATCGGCCTGGGTGCATGTGATTCAGGGCGAGGTCTCGTTGAATGGCACGACGCTGAAGACGGGCGATGCGGCTGCGGTCAGCAAAGAGACGGCACTGAAGGTTGTTGCTGCTGGCGATGCGAACAGTGAAGTGCTGGTGTTCGATCTGGCATAA